One Oncorhynchus nerka isolate Pitt River linkage group LG5, Oner_Uvic_2.0, whole genome shotgun sequence genomic window carries:
- the LOC115124241 gene encoding dual specificity protein kinase CLK4-like isoform X1 translates to MTRTSSSSRVRHFGRQLCSYTKMRQAKRIRSPGVWLSEFSWVESRKRQKRDDSNSSARENKSRRRQQPLKTHEGHYLETHSLNQQRIESKDRRAREASLEMGYDEDNRAAATRDRDREKDKEWHHYSKSSGRSGKSGRSSRRGRRRSPSHQRSSYSRSHHRRSRKRSRSVEDDDEGHLIYHRGDMLRARYEIVSTLGEGAFGKVVECIDHSKIGSRVALKIIKNIDRYREAAMAEVEVLEQMNSLDCDRRYGCVRMLDWFDHHGHVCISFELLGLSTYDYLKENNFQPFPVEHIRIMAYQIIRAVRFLHKNKLTHTDLKPENILFVDSEYDIKYNAKMKRDERTLKNPDVKVVDFGNATYEHNHHTSVVSTRHYRAPEVILDLGWDHACDVWSLGCILIEYYLGSTLFQTHDSKEHLAMMERVLGPIPVHLLQKTKKRRYVHRYQLDWDALSSSGRYVRKHCKPLKQYMMVQSLDHDQLFDLIQKMLEYDPAKRLSLDQALRHPFFTCLRKATRK, encoded by the exons atGACAAGAACTTCGAGCAGCAGCAGAGTTCGCCATTTTGGAAGGCAGCTTTGTTCGTACACAAAA ATGCGACAGGCAAAGCGAATTCGTTCCCCTGGCGTTTGGCTCAGTGAGTTCAGCTGGGTGGAGAGCCGAAAGCGCCAGAAGCGAGATGATTCGAATAGCAGTGCAAGGGAGAATAAATCTCGAAGACGTCAACAACCCCTCAAAACACATGAAGG GCACTACCTGGAGACCCACAGCCTGAACCAGCAGAGGATAGAGTCTAAGGACAGGAGGGCCAGAGAAGCCAGCCTGGAGATGGGCTACGACGAGGACAACAGGGCCGCCGCCACCAGGGACAGAGATCGGGAGAAGGACAAGGAGTGGCACCACTACAGCAAGTCATCAGGGCGGAGTGGCAAGAGTGGCCGTAGTAGCCGCCGAGGGCGGAGACGCAGCCCTTCTCATCAACGCTCCTCTTACTCG AGGAGCCATCATCGCAGGAGCAGGAAAAGATCCCGGAGTGTTGAGGATGATGACGAGGGTCACCTGATCTATCACAGGGGAGACATGCTAAGAGCCAGAT ATGAGATTGTGTCAACTCTAGGAGAAGGAGCCTTTGGGAAAGTCGTGGAATGCATCGATCACTCTAA AATTGGTTCTCGCGTGGCACTGAAGATCATTAAAAACATTGACCGGTATCGCGAAGCAGCCATGGCTGAGGTGGAGGTGCTGGAGCAGATGAACTCTCTGGACTGTGACCGGAGATA TGGATGTGTGAGGATGCTGGACTGGTTCGACCACCACGGTCACGTGTGTATATCGTTTGAGCTGCTGGGGCTCAGTACCTATGACTACCTGAAGGAGAATAACTTCCAGCCGTTCCCGGTAGAACACATCAGGATCATGGCCTACCAGATCATCCGAGCCGTACGAT TCCTGCATAAGAACAAgctgacacacactgacctgaagCCCGAGAACATTCTGTTTGTGGACTCAGAGTACGACATCAAGTACAACGCCAAAATG AAGCGCGACGAGAGGACGTTGAAGAACCCGGATGTGAAGGTGGTTGATTTTGGCAACGCCACATATGAACACAACCACCACACCTCCGTAGTGTCCACACGCCACTACCGCGCTCCAGAGGTCATTCTGG atctgGGCTGGGACCATGCCTGTGACGTGTGGAGTCTGGGCTGTATCCTCATAGAGTACTACCTGGGATCAACTCTCTTCCAG ACCCACGACAGTAAAGAACACCTGGCTATGATGGAGAGGGTCCTGGGCCCCATACCGGTACATCTCCTGCAGAAAACCAAGAAGCGGCGGTATGTCCATCGGTACCAGCTGGACTGGGATGCACTCAGCTCCTCTGGGAGATACGTGAGGAAACACTGCAAACCACTCAAG
- the LOC115124241 gene encoding dual specificity protein kinase CLK4-like isoform X3 yields the protein MTRTSSSSRVRHFGRQLCSYTKMRQAKRIRSPGVWLSEFSWVESRKRQKRDDSNSSARENKSRRRQQPLKTHEGHYLETHSLNQQRIESKDRRAREASLEMGYDEDNRAAATRDRDREKDKEWHHYSKSSGRSGKSGRSSRRGRRRSPSHQRSSYSRSHHRRSRKRSRSVEDDDEGHLIYHRGDMLRARYEIVSTLGEGAFGKVVECIDHSKIGSRVALKIIKNIDRYREAAMAEVEVLEQMNSLDCDRRYGCVRMLDWFDHHGHVCISFELLGLSTYDYLKENNFQPFPVEHIRIMAYQIIRAVRFLHKNKLTHTDLKPENILFVDSEYDIKYNAKMKRDERTLKNPDVKVVDFGNATYEHNHHTSVVSTRHYRAPEVILDLGWDHACDVWSLGCILIEYYLGSTLFQVDHRGFPA from the exons atGACAAGAACTTCGAGCAGCAGCAGAGTTCGCCATTTTGGAAGGCAGCTTTGTTCGTACACAAAA ATGCGACAGGCAAAGCGAATTCGTTCCCCTGGCGTTTGGCTCAGTGAGTTCAGCTGGGTGGAGAGCCGAAAGCGCCAGAAGCGAGATGATTCGAATAGCAGTGCAAGGGAGAATAAATCTCGAAGACGTCAACAACCCCTCAAAACACATGAAGG GCACTACCTGGAGACCCACAGCCTGAACCAGCAGAGGATAGAGTCTAAGGACAGGAGGGCCAGAGAAGCCAGCCTGGAGATGGGCTACGACGAGGACAACAGGGCCGCCGCCACCAGGGACAGAGATCGGGAGAAGGACAAGGAGTGGCACCACTACAGCAAGTCATCAGGGCGGAGTGGCAAGAGTGGCCGTAGTAGCCGCCGAGGGCGGAGACGCAGCCCTTCTCATCAACGCTCCTCTTACTCG AGGAGCCATCATCGCAGGAGCAGGAAAAGATCCCGGAGTGTTGAGGATGATGACGAGGGTCACCTGATCTATCACAGGGGAGACATGCTAAGAGCCAGAT ATGAGATTGTGTCAACTCTAGGAGAAGGAGCCTTTGGGAAAGTCGTGGAATGCATCGATCACTCTAA AATTGGTTCTCGCGTGGCACTGAAGATCATTAAAAACATTGACCGGTATCGCGAAGCAGCCATGGCTGAGGTGGAGGTGCTGGAGCAGATGAACTCTCTGGACTGTGACCGGAGATA TGGATGTGTGAGGATGCTGGACTGGTTCGACCACCACGGTCACGTGTGTATATCGTTTGAGCTGCTGGGGCTCAGTACCTATGACTACCTGAAGGAGAATAACTTCCAGCCGTTCCCGGTAGAACACATCAGGATCATGGCCTACCAGATCATCCGAGCCGTACGAT TCCTGCATAAGAACAAgctgacacacactgacctgaagCCCGAGAACATTCTGTTTGTGGACTCAGAGTACGACATCAAGTACAACGCCAAAATG AAGCGCGACGAGAGGACGTTGAAGAACCCGGATGTGAAGGTGGTTGATTTTGGCAACGCCACATATGAACACAACCACCACACCTCCGTAGTGTCCACACGCCACTACCGCGCTCCAGAGGTCATTCTGG atctgGGCTGGGACCATGCCTGTGACGTGTGGAGTCTGGGCTGTATCCTCATAGAGTACTACCTGGGATCAACTCTCTTCCAG GTAGATCACAGGGGTTTTCCTGCATAG
- the LOC115124241 gene encoding dual specificity protein kinase CLK4-like isoform X2 yields MRQAKRIRSPGVWLSEFSWVESRKRQKRDDSNSSARENKSRRRQQPLKTHEGHYLETHSLNQQRIESKDRRAREASLEMGYDEDNRAAATRDRDREKDKEWHHYSKSSGRSGKSGRSSRRGRRRSPSHQRSSYSRSHHRRSRKRSRSVEDDDEGHLIYHRGDMLRARYEIVSTLGEGAFGKVVECIDHSKIGSRVALKIIKNIDRYREAAMAEVEVLEQMNSLDCDRRYGCVRMLDWFDHHGHVCISFELLGLSTYDYLKENNFQPFPVEHIRIMAYQIIRAVRFLHKNKLTHTDLKPENILFVDSEYDIKYNAKMKRDERTLKNPDVKVVDFGNATYEHNHHTSVVSTRHYRAPEVILDLGWDHACDVWSLGCILIEYYLGSTLFQTHDSKEHLAMMERVLGPIPVHLLQKTKKRRYVHRYQLDWDALSSSGRYVRKHCKPLKQYMMVQSLDHDQLFDLIQKMLEYDPAKRLSLDQALRHPFFTCLRKATRK; encoded by the exons ATGCGACAGGCAAAGCGAATTCGTTCCCCTGGCGTTTGGCTCAGTGAGTTCAGCTGGGTGGAGAGCCGAAAGCGCCAGAAGCGAGATGATTCGAATAGCAGTGCAAGGGAGAATAAATCTCGAAGACGTCAACAACCCCTCAAAACACATGAAGG GCACTACCTGGAGACCCACAGCCTGAACCAGCAGAGGATAGAGTCTAAGGACAGGAGGGCCAGAGAAGCCAGCCTGGAGATGGGCTACGACGAGGACAACAGGGCCGCCGCCACCAGGGACAGAGATCGGGAGAAGGACAAGGAGTGGCACCACTACAGCAAGTCATCAGGGCGGAGTGGCAAGAGTGGCCGTAGTAGCCGCCGAGGGCGGAGACGCAGCCCTTCTCATCAACGCTCCTCTTACTCG AGGAGCCATCATCGCAGGAGCAGGAAAAGATCCCGGAGTGTTGAGGATGATGACGAGGGTCACCTGATCTATCACAGGGGAGACATGCTAAGAGCCAGAT ATGAGATTGTGTCAACTCTAGGAGAAGGAGCCTTTGGGAAAGTCGTGGAATGCATCGATCACTCTAA AATTGGTTCTCGCGTGGCACTGAAGATCATTAAAAACATTGACCGGTATCGCGAAGCAGCCATGGCTGAGGTGGAGGTGCTGGAGCAGATGAACTCTCTGGACTGTGACCGGAGATA TGGATGTGTGAGGATGCTGGACTGGTTCGACCACCACGGTCACGTGTGTATATCGTTTGAGCTGCTGGGGCTCAGTACCTATGACTACCTGAAGGAGAATAACTTCCAGCCGTTCCCGGTAGAACACATCAGGATCATGGCCTACCAGATCATCCGAGCCGTACGAT TCCTGCATAAGAACAAgctgacacacactgacctgaagCCCGAGAACATTCTGTTTGTGGACTCAGAGTACGACATCAAGTACAACGCCAAAATG AAGCGCGACGAGAGGACGTTGAAGAACCCGGATGTGAAGGTGGTTGATTTTGGCAACGCCACATATGAACACAACCACCACACCTCCGTAGTGTCCACACGCCACTACCGCGCTCCAGAGGTCATTCTGG atctgGGCTGGGACCATGCCTGTGACGTGTGGAGTCTGGGCTGTATCCTCATAGAGTACTACCTGGGATCAACTCTCTTCCAG ACCCACGACAGTAAAGAACACCTGGCTATGATGGAGAGGGTCCTGGGCCCCATACCGGTACATCTCCTGCAGAAAACCAAGAAGCGGCGGTATGTCCATCGGTACCAGCTGGACTGGGATGCACTCAGCTCCTCTGGGAGATACGTGAGGAAACACTGCAAACCACTCAAG
- the LOC115122190 gene encoding ras-GEF domain-containing family member 1C-like isoform X2 — translation MPQTVFPAAGTMFTPSGFSPHLTSTCSEADPEEEEGPQEARGPGACVADGPPITSASLDTLIQHLVPTTDYYPEKAYVFTFLLSARLFISPPELLARLCDSCIKQQQLDQSPMDTAKVRKFGPKILQLLTEWTETFPTDFREEKMVGLFKDIIHRIAPCDEAYWKTLNQVLQTLNQKLAAIAQGEESIVKVNASSVSSISDKLVGFKSKPPPIQKDILSICNDPYTLAQQLTHVELEHLSYIGPEEFVQAFVQKDPLDSTQPCFSEQKKKTTNLEAYVRWFNRLCYLVATEICMPAKKKQRAQVIEFFIDVARECFNIGNFNSLMAIISGMNMSPVSRLKKTWGKAKTAKFFILEHQMDPTGNFYNYRTALRGAVHRSQTANSIREKIVIPFFSLLIKDIYFLNEGCANRLPNGHVHFAKFVELARQVGEFMTWKQIECPFETDRSILHYLHTAPIFSEDGLYLASYESESPENQVEKDRWKALRSNILVKTKELKEHHGS, via the exons ATGCCCCAGACTGTGTTCCCAGCAGCAGGCACCATGTTCACCCCCAGTGGCTTCAGCCCCCACCTGACCTCCACCTGCTCTGAGGCTGACCCTGAGGAGGAGGAAGGCCCCCAGGAGGCCAGAGGACCTGGGGCTTGCGTGGCCGACGGACCCCCCATTACCTCCGCCTCTCTGGACACTCTCATCCAGCACCTAGTGCCCACCACAGACTACTACCCAGAG AAAGCCTATGTGTTTACGTTCCTGCTGAGTGCTCGTCTGTTCATCTCTCCTCCTGAGCTGTTGGCCAGACTCTGTGACAGCTGCATCAAACAACAACAGTTGGACCAGAGTCCAATGGACACG GCTAAAGTGAGGAAGTTTGGTCCCAAGATCCTGCAGCTGCTGACTGAGTGGACAGAGACGTTTCCCACAGACTtcagagaggagaagatggtgggCCTTTTCAAAGATATCATCCACAGGATAGCACCCTGTGatgag GCGTATTGGAAGACACTGAACCAGGTTTTGCAGACACTGAACCAGAAGCTGGCAGCCATCgcccagggagaggagagcaTTGTCAAAGTGAAtgcctcctcagtctcctcaatcTCAGACAAGCTGGTGGGCTTCAAGAGCAAGCCTCCACCTATTCAGAAGGATATACTGTCTATCTGCAATGACCCATACACACTGGCACAGCAACTCACCCATGTGGaactg GAACATCTCAGTTATATCGGTCCTGAGGAGTTTGTCCAAGCCTTTGTTCAGAAAGACCCACTAGATAGCACTcag CCGTGTTTCAGTGAGCAGAAGAAGAAGACCACTAACCTGGAGGCTTATGTCAGGTGGTTCAACAGGCTATGCTACCTGGTAGCTACTGAGATCTGTATG CCTGCTAAGAAGAAACAGAGAGCCCAGGTGATTGAGTTCTTCATCGACGTGGCCAGAGAGTGCTTCAACATTGGCAATTTCAACTCCCTCATGGCCATCATCT CTGGTATGAATATGAGTCCTGTGTCTCGGTTGAAGAAGACATGGGGTAAAGCCAAGACTGCCAAGTTCTTCATCCTGGAG CATCAGATGGACCCTACTGGAAACTTCTACAACTACAGAACAGCACTTAGGGGAGCCGTCCACAGGTCCCAGACTGCTAATAGCATCAGGGAGAAG ATTGTAATTCCCTTCTTCAGCCTACTGATCAAAGACATATACTTCCTGAATGAGGGATGTGCCAACCGCTTGCCCAACGGCCATGTCCATTTTGCG AAATTTGTGGAATTGGCTCGCCAGGTGGGAGAGTttatgacgtggaaacagatagagTGTCCGTTTGAGACAGACAGGAGCATCCTCCACTACCTCCACACTGCTCCCATCTTCAGTGAGGACG GCCTCTACCTGGCATCCTATGAGAGTGAGAGCCCAGAGAATCAGGTGGAGAAGGACAGATGGAAAGCACTCAG GTCTAATATTCTGGTGAAGACAAAAGAGCTAAAAGAGCACCATGGCAGCTAA
- the LOC115122190 gene encoding ras-GEF domain-containing family member 1C-like isoform X1, giving the protein MPQTVFPAAGTMFTPSGFSPHLTSTCSEADPEEEEGPQEARGPGACVADGPPITSASLDTLIQHLVPTTDYYPEKAYVFTFLLSARLFISPPELLARLCDSCIKQQQLDQSPMDTAKVRKFGPKILQLLTEWTETFPTDFREEKMVGLFKDIIHRIAPCDEAYWKTLNQVLQTLNQKLAAIAQGEESIVKVNASSVSSISDKLVGFKSKPPPIQKDILSICNDPYTLAQQLTHVELEHLSYIGPEEFVQAFVQKDPLDSTQQPCFSEQKKKTTNLEAYVRWFNRLCYLVATEICMPAKKKQRAQVIEFFIDVARECFNIGNFNSLMAIISGMNMSPVSRLKKTWGKAKTAKFFILEHQMDPTGNFYNYRTALRGAVHRSQTANSIREKIVIPFFSLLIKDIYFLNEGCANRLPNGHVHFAKFVELARQVGEFMTWKQIECPFETDRSILHYLHTAPIFSEDGLYLASYESESPENQVEKDRWKALRSNILVKTKELKEHHGS; this is encoded by the exons ATGCCCCAGACTGTGTTCCCAGCAGCAGGCACCATGTTCACCCCCAGTGGCTTCAGCCCCCACCTGACCTCCACCTGCTCTGAGGCTGACCCTGAGGAGGAGGAAGGCCCCCAGGAGGCCAGAGGACCTGGGGCTTGCGTGGCCGACGGACCCCCCATTACCTCCGCCTCTCTGGACACTCTCATCCAGCACCTAGTGCCCACCACAGACTACTACCCAGAG AAAGCCTATGTGTTTACGTTCCTGCTGAGTGCTCGTCTGTTCATCTCTCCTCCTGAGCTGTTGGCCAGACTCTGTGACAGCTGCATCAAACAACAACAGTTGGACCAGAGTCCAATGGACACG GCTAAAGTGAGGAAGTTTGGTCCCAAGATCCTGCAGCTGCTGACTGAGTGGACAGAGACGTTTCCCACAGACTtcagagaggagaagatggtgggCCTTTTCAAAGATATCATCCACAGGATAGCACCCTGTGatgag GCGTATTGGAAGACACTGAACCAGGTTTTGCAGACACTGAACCAGAAGCTGGCAGCCATCgcccagggagaggagagcaTTGTCAAAGTGAAtgcctcctcagtctcctcaatcTCAGACAAGCTGGTGGGCTTCAAGAGCAAGCCTCCACCTATTCAGAAGGATATACTGTCTATCTGCAATGACCCATACACACTGGCACAGCAACTCACCCATGTGGaactg GAACATCTCAGTTATATCGGTCCTGAGGAGTTTGTCCAAGCCTTTGTTCAGAAAGACCCACTAGATAGCACTcag CAGCCGTGTTTCAGTGAGCAGAAGAAGAAGACCACTAACCTGGAGGCTTATGTCAGGTGGTTCAACAGGCTATGCTACCTGGTAGCTACTGAGATCTGTATG CCTGCTAAGAAGAAACAGAGAGCCCAGGTGATTGAGTTCTTCATCGACGTGGCCAGAGAGTGCTTCAACATTGGCAATTTCAACTCCCTCATGGCCATCATCT CTGGTATGAATATGAGTCCTGTGTCTCGGTTGAAGAAGACATGGGGTAAAGCCAAGACTGCCAAGTTCTTCATCCTGGAG CATCAGATGGACCCTACTGGAAACTTCTACAACTACAGAACAGCACTTAGGGGAGCCGTCCACAGGTCCCAGACTGCTAATAGCATCAGGGAGAAG ATTGTAATTCCCTTCTTCAGCCTACTGATCAAAGACATATACTTCCTGAATGAGGGATGTGCCAACCGCTTGCCCAACGGCCATGTCCATTTTGCG AAATTTGTGGAATTGGCTCGCCAGGTGGGAGAGTttatgacgtggaaacagatagagTGTCCGTTTGAGACAGACAGGAGCATCCTCCACTACCTCCACACTGCTCCCATCTTCAGTGAGGACG GCCTCTACCTGGCATCCTATGAGAGTGAGAGCCCAGAGAATCAGGTGGAGAAGGACAGATGGAAAGCACTCAG GTCTAATATTCTGGTGAAGACAAAAGAGCTAAAAGAGCACCATGGCAGCTAA